A section of the Flaviflexus equikiangi genome encodes:
- a CDS encoding glycosyltransferase — MLKQNYDAVIFLGDWKYLSTWIGQIIVRLRGRKSFLWTIGWHRPETGFKSFLRKTFYNLSHKLLLYGVDGRDIGCRSGFSAKKMAVVGNSHDIKANPQLNSESFPYSENCLRVGAVIRLQESRRFDLLFHAVKKIKNRGIGCQIVLVGEGPVRQELQELSDQMDLRVEFLGAVYDPIELQSIYKELHLTVIPEAAGLTVINSLSHGVPVITSRDPFVQGPEFRAVIDGMTGSLYDPRNIVDLEAKILKWKDRFDSNGRVEYAESCLREISVNWTGDVHAERIANAILSA, encoded by the coding sequence TTGCTGAAACAGAATTATGATGCTGTGATATTCCTAGGCGACTGGAAATACTTGAGCACCTGGATTGGGCAGATTATTGTGCGGCTGAGAGGACGCAAGTCATTCTTATGGACGATCGGATGGCACCGTCCCGAAACCGGTTTCAAGTCTTTTTTGAGAAAAACATTCTACAACCTTAGCCATAAGCTACTTCTATACGGTGTCGACGGGCGCGATATCGGTTGCAGGTCGGGATTCTCAGCAAAGAAGATGGCCGTCGTCGGTAACAGCCATGACATCAAAGCTAACCCACAGTTAAATTCCGAGTCATTTCCATACTCTGAGAATTGTCTCAGGGTTGGTGCAGTGATTCGACTCCAAGAGTCCAGACGCTTTGACCTCCTCTTCCACGCTGTAAAAAAGATAAAAAACCGTGGGATAGGATGTCAGATCGTGCTTGTAGGTGAGGGCCCAGTACGTCAGGAACTGCAAGAGTTAAGTGATCAAATGGACTTGAGAGTCGAGTTTCTGGGTGCCGTCTATGACCCGATCGAGCTCCAGTCCATCTACAAAGAGCTGCACCTCACGGTCATCCCCGAGGCGGCAGGCCTTACAGTGATAAACAGCCTGTCACATGGTGTGCCCGTAATCACCTCTCGCGATCCCTTCGTTCAAGGACCCGAGTTTCGGGCTGTCATTGATGGCATGACGGGATCTCTGTATGATCCGCGGAACATCGTTGACTTAGAGGCGAAGATTCTTAAGTGGAAAGATCGATTTGATAGTAATGGGCGAGTCGAATACGCGGAGTCGTGTCTCAGAGAAATATCAGTGAATTGGACCGGCGATGTTCATGCTGAACGGATTGCAAATGCTATTTTGTCAGCATAA
- a CDS encoding polysaccharide biosynthesis protein: protein MSTISESVVTITGGTGSFGSTMAKHLLGLGASQVNILSRDEAKQDEMRRAFNDDRVRFFIGDVRDKGSVLPAMQGVDYVFHAAALKQVPSCEFFPGQAVLTNIQGSDNVIQAASESGVRSLVCLSTDKAVYPVNAMGMSKALMEKTAQAYARNYADSRMTVSVTRYGNVMYSRGSVIPVFVKQIQDKKPLTLTEPQMTRFLMSLADSVDLVEHAFSNAKAGDLFVKKAPAATVEVLARAVASLLGVDDPEIRVIGSRHGEKMHETLLSREEIAKASDEGDYFRVPLDARSLQYELYFDEGRTEIGRNEDYTSENTLRLTVEDTKTLLLELPEVRSLLERTI, encoded by the coding sequence ATGAGCACAATTTCCGAATCGGTAGTGACGATTACGGGCGGGACGGGATCTTTCGGATCAACGATGGCGAAGCATTTGCTGGGCCTTGGGGCGTCCCAAGTCAACATCTTGAGCCGCGATGAAGCGAAGCAGGACGAAATGCGTCGTGCTTTCAACGACGACAGAGTTCGATTCTTTATCGGTGATGTTCGCGATAAGGGGTCGGTGTTGCCTGCTATGCAGGGCGTCGACTACGTCTTCCATGCGGCGGCGCTAAAGCAAGTACCGTCATGCGAGTTTTTCCCGGGCCAGGCAGTGCTGACAAATATTCAAGGTAGTGACAACGTGATCCAGGCAGCCAGCGAGTCTGGCGTACGCTCATTAGTCTGTCTCTCCACAGACAAGGCCGTCTACCCAGTTAATGCGATGGGAATGTCCAAAGCTCTGATGGAAAAGACGGCTCAAGCATATGCGCGGAATTACGCGGATTCACGAATGACGGTCTCGGTCACGAGATATGGGAACGTCATGTATTCGAGAGGGTCCGTGATTCCAGTATTCGTGAAACAGATACAAGATAAGAAGCCCTTGACTCTTACAGAGCCGCAGATGACGCGATTCCTCATGTCCCTTGCAGACTCCGTAGACTTAGTCGAGCACGCATTTAGCAATGCTAAAGCCGGGGATCTTTTCGTGAAGAAGGCACCAGCGGCAACCGTCGAAGTACTTGCTCGTGCCGTAGCATCCCTGTTGGGAGTCGATGACCCCGAGATTCGCGTTATTGGTTCTCGTCACGGGGAGAAAATGCATGAAACGTTGCTCAGTCGCGAAGAGATTGCTAAAGCATCGGACGAAGGCGACTATTTCAGGGTTCCACTCGACGCGCGTTCACTACAATACGAGCTCTACTTCGATGAGGGGCGAACTGAGATCGGTCGCAACGAGGACTATACATCCGAGAATACGCTCAGGCTAACGGTCGAAGATACGAAGACGCTTCTCCTCGAACTCCCGGAGGTTCGTTCACTTCTGGAGCGCACTATATGA
- a CDS encoding polysaccharide biosynthesis protein — MTLKMGILLCFDAFAWFFSFVTIAVLRYDLGMTDEQWRWAIGYTLLAIGLQVILELSISTIHGRQQVGSFEEAFIVSCIVALLIFPVGFVMSTLIFDFPRALAIIMPPLALIYMAAARGVYRLLQTRRVIANNDKKTVRTLVYGAGEAGYRVAELVDHADDTLYDIVGFIDDSPGKQRLRLGNYKVRGTGEDLVRIAQERQVDTVILAITKAPAEVFKRIASECTANGLDLVVIPPVQEMIGGKVSLDRLRQFNVADLLGRRPIETDLRSIADYVMGKRVLVTGAGGSIGSELARQVYKLGPSKLILLDRDESELHAVRLSIDGDGLLDTDDVVLCDIRDQEALNAIFEDQRPQVVFHAAALKHLPMLERYPLEGWKTNTLGTRNVLQASRDFGVDHFVNISTDKAADATSVLGQTKRLAERLTSFHAQESGLNYLSVRFGNVLGSRGSVLFTFRAQIERGGPITVTHPDVTRYFMTIPEACQLVLQAGAIGTPGDVMVLDMGEPVKIVDVAERLIAESGKDISIHFTGLRKGEKLHEVLFSDLEDRAPSAHPLINSVQVPALNPVDVPEQPAGREEVLALLEDTRASVDTALAEYEWQDQ, encoded by the coding sequence TTGACCTTGAAAATGGGCATCCTGCTCTGCTTCGATGCCTTTGCCTGGTTCTTCTCTTTCGTCACTATCGCAGTTCTGCGCTACGACCTGGGGATGACAGATGAGCAGTGGCGGTGGGCTATCGGATACACGCTCCTCGCTATAGGCCTTCAGGTGATCCTTGAGCTCTCGATCTCCACGATCCACGGGCGCCAGCAAGTCGGCAGCTTCGAAGAAGCATTCATCGTCTCCTGCATTGTTGCCCTTCTGATCTTCCCTGTCGGCTTCGTCATGTCGACATTAATCTTCGACTTCCCCCGTGCACTTGCCATCATCATGCCGCCTTTGGCACTCATCTATATGGCCGCGGCACGTGGCGTCTATCGGCTCCTTCAGACTCGTCGCGTCATAGCGAACAACGATAAGAAGACGGTACGCACCCTCGTCTATGGTGCCGGCGAAGCCGGATACCGTGTTGCTGAGCTTGTCGACCACGCAGATGACACTCTGTACGACATTGTTGGGTTCATCGACGACAGCCCCGGTAAGCAGCGCTTGCGCCTTGGCAATTACAAGGTTCGCGGCACAGGAGAGGACCTCGTCAGGATCGCACAGGAGCGCCAGGTTGACACGGTTATCCTGGCAATTACGAAGGCACCTGCTGAAGTCTTCAAGCGGATCGCTTCGGAGTGCACGGCAAACGGTCTCGACCTTGTCGTGATCCCTCCGGTTCAGGAGATGATCGGTGGCAAGGTCAGCCTTGATCGGCTTCGCCAATTCAATGTTGCTGACCTCCTGGGTCGCCGGCCCATTGAAACAGATCTTCGCAGTATCGCTGATTACGTCATGGGGAAGCGCGTGCTCGTGACAGGCGCCGGTGGATCGATCGGATCCGAGCTCGCACGCCAGGTCTACAAGCTGGGCCCGTCCAAGCTCATTCTTCTGGATCGCGACGAGTCTGAGCTTCATGCAGTTCGCCTCTCCATCGACGGAGACGGTCTTCTCGACACGGACGATGTCGTGCTCTGCGACATTCGTGATCAGGAAGCTCTCAACGCAATTTTCGAAGATCAGCGGCCCCAGGTCGTCTTCCACGCAGCTGCTCTTAAGCACCTCCCGATGCTCGAGCGTTACCCGCTTGAGGGATGGAAGACGAACACGCTCGGAACGCGTAACGTTCTCCAGGCATCACGAGATTTCGGAGTTGATCACTTCGTCAATATCTCGACAGATAAGGCCGCCGACGCAACGAGCGTTCTTGGTCAGACGAAACGTCTTGCTGAGCGGCTCACGTCTTTCCATGCCCAGGAGAGTGGACTCAACTATCTCTCGGTCCGATTCGGTAACGTGCTTGGTTCCCGGGGATCCGTTCTCTTCACGTTCCGTGCTCAGATCGAACGCGGTGGTCCCATCACGGTCACCCACCCGGATGTCACCCGCTACTTCATGACAATCCCCGAGGCCTGCCAGTTGGTGCTCCAAGCCGGGGCGATTGGAACCCCCGGAGACGTCATGGTTCTGGACATGGGAGAGCCGGTCAAGATCGTCGATGTGGCCGAGCGGCTTATCGCCGAATCAGGCAAGGACATCAGCATTCACTTCACGGGACTCCGCAAGGGCGAGAAGCTCCACGAAGTTCTCTTCAGCGATCTGGAAGATCGGGCACCGAGTGCTCATCCGCTCATCAACAGTGTCCAGGTACCAGCACTCAACCCGGTCGATGTTCCGGAACAGCCTGCTGGACGTGAAGAGGTCCTTGCACTGCTCGAAGATACCAGAGCTTCCGTAGATACGGCATTGGCAGAGTACGAGTGGCAGGATCAGTGA
- the wecB gene encoding non-hydrolyzing UDP-N-acetylglucosamine 2-epimerase → MAGKLKVMTVVGTRPEIIRLSRIIAAFEKHTEHVLVHTGQNYDYELNQVFFEDLGLRHPDHLLDVETSSLGATLAGVLRGTERVLLEETPDAMVVLGDTNSCISALIARRMSIPVYHLEAGNRSFDPNVPEEINRHLVDHVADYNLVYTEHSRRNLLAEGIRPSNIIVTGSPMREVLDHYGHRIEKSDILSRLDLVKGEYIVASIHREENVDNFSRLEALVNSLKALTSEYGVPVFVSTHPRTRKRLDAAKFQVPETIIFHNPLGFSDYVRLQKDALCVVSDSGTISEESTILGFPAVTLRDAIERPEAVDVGGIVLSGTEPNDVVDAVSLVLSQYADRGRPSIPTDYQVSDSARRVVSFLRSTASTHALRAGIRQKSM, encoded by the coding sequence ATGGCTGGAAAACTGAAGGTGATGACGGTCGTTGGGACGCGACCTGAAATTATTCGACTCTCGCGTATTATCGCCGCTTTCGAGAAACACACCGAACATGTCTTGGTGCATACCGGACAGAATTATGATTATGAGCTGAACCAAGTATTCTTTGAAGACCTGGGCCTTCGTCACCCAGATCATCTTTTAGACGTTGAAACAAGCTCCCTAGGTGCGACGCTTGCCGGCGTCTTGCGCGGGACAGAGCGCGTATTACTGGAGGAAACGCCAGACGCAATGGTAGTTTTGGGGGACACTAACTCGTGCATTTCGGCCCTGATCGCTAGACGGATGTCTATTCCTGTCTATCACCTCGAGGCAGGAAACCGATCATTTGACCCAAATGTCCCAGAAGAAATTAACCGGCACCTCGTTGACCATGTAGCAGACTATAACTTGGTCTATACAGAACATTCAAGACGTAACTTATTGGCGGAGGGTATCCGACCTTCAAACATTATCGTTACAGGATCTCCTATGAGAGAGGTTCTCGATCACTATGGTCACCGTATAGAGAAGAGTGACATCTTATCGCGTTTGGATCTGGTGAAAGGTGAATACATCGTGGCCAGTATCCACAGGGAAGAGAACGTCGACAACTTTTCTCGCCTTGAGGCGTTAGTGAACTCTCTGAAAGCACTTACCAGTGAATATGGTGTACCGGTGTTTGTGTCTACCCACCCTCGAACTCGAAAGAGGTTGGATGCTGCGAAATTCCAAGTGCCAGAGACCATTATTTTCCATAATCCATTAGGCTTTAGTGACTACGTACGACTTCAGAAGGACGCGCTTTGCGTCGTTTCGGACTCGGGAACAATTTCGGAAGAATCCACGATATTAGGATTTCCCGCTGTCACGCTCAGAGATGCCATAGAGAGACCAGAAGCCGTTGATGTCGGTGGTATCGTCTTGTCAGGTACTGAGCCCAATGACGTAGTAGATGCAGTCTCGTTGGTTTTGAGCCAATACGCCGATCGTGGGCGACCTTCGATTCCGACAGACTACCAGGTATCGGATTCGGCCAGAAGAGTTGTGAGTTTCTTGAGGTCCACTGCTTCGACCCATGCACTAAGGGCTGGCATCAGACAAAAGTCGATGTAG
- a CDS encoding polysaccharide biosynthesis C-terminal domain-containing protein: MRDSSNQTRSDASATTVLTGADGFLGWHTRAALHAAGSDALRVRVGSNFDAHTTAEALEGSARLIHIAGVNRGSESEVADGNILFADQISQALRQLNSPPPAIVFANSTQAGNGTVYGESKARAADILHSTAADLGLEFTDVRLPNLFGEHGKPFYNAVTSTFCQLLVDGEMPQVLDDKELTLLHAQNAADLLTGSAGLDLASNLGKRILVSELLERLKDIADIYSNGEIPDVSDPFVRDLFNTYRSYIPNGARAFTHVLNSDSRGTFVETMRSHGGQSQSSFSTTAPDVTRGQHFHRRKIERFTVIEGEAVIAMRKLFSNEVIEFKVSGDQPTSIDMPTLWPHKIVNIGSNTLLTSFWINELFDPTQPDTVRENV, from the coding sequence ATGAGAGATTCTTCAAATCAGACACGTTCCGATGCCTCTGCAACCACCGTATTGACAGGTGCCGATGGCTTCCTAGGATGGCACACTAGAGCAGCTCTGCATGCCGCTGGCTCTGATGCACTGCGCGTGCGAGTAGGTAGTAATTTCGATGCGCACACGACAGCCGAAGCTCTCGAGGGTTCAGCCCGTCTTATTCACATCGCAGGGGTCAACCGTGGGTCAGAATCCGAGGTTGCCGATGGCAACATCCTGTTCGCGGACCAAATTTCGCAAGCTTTGCGTCAACTCAACAGTCCGCCACCTGCCATCGTTTTCGCCAATTCAACCCAAGCAGGGAACGGTACCGTCTACGGTGAGTCGAAAGCTCGAGCAGCGGATATTCTTCATTCGACTGCCGCCGACTTAGGCCTCGAGTTTACTGACGTTAGACTTCCCAACTTGTTTGGTGAACACGGGAAACCCTTCTACAACGCAGTTACCTCCACGTTCTGTCAATTGCTTGTGGATGGCGAGATGCCTCAGGTCCTCGATGACAAGGAACTGACTCTCCTTCATGCCCAGAATGCTGCGGATCTCTTGACAGGGAGCGCCGGGCTAGATCTTGCTTCGAATCTCGGTAAGCGAATTCTCGTGTCGGAACTCCTGGAGCGCTTGAAGGACATTGCCGACATCTATTCGAATGGTGAAATACCCGATGTCTCGGATCCGTTTGTCCGGGATCTGTTCAATACCTATCGCTCCTATATACCAAATGGCGCGCGCGCATTTACTCACGTTCTAAACTCCGACAGTCGGGGGACCTTCGTTGAGACGATGCGTAGCCATGGCGGGCAAAGCCAGTCTTCATTCTCAACGACAGCCCCAGATGTAACACGTGGCCAGCACTTTCACCGGAGAAAAATCGAACGTTTCACGGTGATCGAAGGCGAAGCAGTCATTGCGATGCGGAAGTTATTTTCGAATGAGGTCATCGAGTTCAAGGTCAGCGGTGACCAGCCCACGTCGATCGATATGCCCACACTGTGGCCACATAAGATCGTGAACATTGGATCGAACACTTTGCTGACTTCTTTTTGGATCAATGAACTCTTCGACCCAACCCAACCCGACACTGTAAGAGAGAATGTTTGA
- a CDS encoding glycosyltransferase family 4 protein, translating to MKIGMLSQWYDPETGPAALPGVYAREFVRQGHEVSVLTGFPTYPEGKLYPGYSMRVREQEFGPSHTVTRVPVFPSHSRSSVGRVLNYTSFSLSATLLAGRPMKNVDALWVYNSPVTVALPMLWHSSLGKTPIFLHVQDLWPDSLIESGMFTDGRVADFTSRLISSLVRLTERRSAVVGVISESVRDLILERHPGIEPAKIKYVPNPTNEDLFRPSRLIRQEFGIELPDDETRVMYAGAIGDVQGLETLLHTAFELRQRDDIKFVLVGDGIRKRDLEIKSEEMGLKNIDFVGRVPQSEIPILMAQCHIHLVSLATSPFLRYTTPSKIPSLLASEVPIVAQIDGDGRRMIERSGAGIVATPGDPVALAAAVLSLAERTSSERLAMAKRGRSFYEENLSAEAASSKIVSSIMEGSGS from the coding sequence ATGAAGATTGGTATGCTGTCTCAGTGGTATGACCCCGAGACTGGACCCGCAGCACTCCCTGGCGTCTACGCACGAGAGTTTGTGAGGCAGGGGCACGAGGTTAGTGTGTTGACGGGATTTCCGACTTACCCTGAGGGCAAGCTCTACCCGGGATACAGCATGCGGGTGAGAGAGCAGGAGTTTGGTCCTTCCCATACGGTCACCCGCGTCCCAGTTTTTCCGAGCCATAGCCGCTCCTCGGTGGGTAGGGTTCTTAATTACACAAGCTTTAGTCTTTCAGCTACACTCCTGGCTGGCCGTCCGATGAAAAACGTCGATGCACTTTGGGTATATAATTCGCCGGTCACGGTAGCTCTACCCATGCTCTGGCACAGTAGTCTTGGAAAAACACCCATATTCCTCCATGTACAGGATCTTTGGCCGGACTCGCTCATTGAGAGCGGGATGTTTACGGACGGTAGAGTTGCCGACTTCACCTCCCGTTTGATTTCTTCGCTGGTTCGATTGACCGAAAGAAGATCTGCCGTAGTTGGGGTAATTTCGGAAAGCGTGCGCGACTTAATCCTCGAAAGGCACCCTGGAATCGAACCCGCAAAAATCAAGTATGTTCCGAACCCTACAAATGAGGACCTATTTAGGCCGTCGCGTTTAATTCGTCAAGAGTTTGGAATTGAGCTTCCTGACGATGAAACTCGAGTGATGTATGCGGGAGCCATCGGAGACGTCCAAGGCTTAGAGACGCTCTTGCACACGGCATTTGAGCTTCGTCAACGCGATGACATCAAATTTGTTTTGGTTGGCGATGGCATCCGAAAGCGGGATCTAGAGATCAAATCCGAAGAAATGGGTCTAAAGAACATTGATTTTGTCGGCAGAGTACCGCAAAGTGAAATACCGATCTTGATGGCCCAGTGTCACATCCACCTCGTAAGTTTGGCGACGAGTCCTTTCCTGAGGTACACGACTCCAAGTAAAATACCTTCGCTTTTAGCGTCCGAGGTTCCGATAGTTGCCCAGATCGATGGCGACGGGAGACGGATGATAGAGCGGTCTGGAGCAGGTATTGTCGCAACACCTGGAGACCCCGTTGCGTTGGCTGCGGCAGTGCTATCGCTGGCTGAGCGGACGTCGTCAGAGCGTTTAGCAATGGCGAAGCGTGGTCGTAGCTTCTACGAAGAGAATCTTTCCGCTGAAGCGGCAAGTTCCAAGATCGTCTCCTCGATCATGGAGGGGTCAGGATCATGA
- a CDS encoding oligosaccharide flippase family protein, whose protein sequence is MKNFSLSSNAVVLSAGRAMAQLVMVLVLAVLARIIGAERLGIVASSMALATVASGLIDFGAGSLMIREYSAQRLTASEFASRNAARICYGVISACVMLALGLALGVQGILMLAPAFLLASVFSQTAQVCLVATHKGMKLSVLSFSERMILAVVFGTTVYFTDLTPELAFAAGYLCGSTVMLVLASSIASELKPSFRRIAWRRLWNGSRYYGLSTAVISLQSTDVLIANAVVGPAVAGIYGAVSRWTMPITLATGAFAAIMNPVVSAAKDRDDIWHRIRGALWIPIVSAAIAAIMFIFAGTFVNLVLGEEFASSTGVLQVLALAAALSAFSQVAQVLLQARGRERSVAISLGCTVAVQLVLVPPMVAHFGALGLAVASFVAQTLLSISYCLLLLKVWRRS, encoded by the coding sequence ATGAAGAACTTCTCTCTATCGTCAAACGCCGTAGTGCTGTCCGCGGGCCGGGCAATGGCGCAGCTAGTGATGGTCTTGGTACTCGCTGTGTTAGCCAGAATAATTGGCGCTGAGCGCCTTGGCATCGTTGCATCGTCCATGGCCCTTGCTACGGTAGCATCTGGGCTTATCGACTTCGGTGCAGGCTCTTTGATGATCAGAGAGTATTCGGCCCAGAGGCTGACGGCTTCTGAGTTTGCGAGCCGAAATGCGGCCAGAATTTGTTACGGCGTCATTTCCGCATGCGTCATGCTGGCTCTGGGGCTAGCTTTGGGAGTGCAAGGGATACTAATGCTTGCGCCAGCGTTCCTTTTGGCTTCAGTATTCTCCCAGACTGCACAGGTGTGCCTGGTGGCTACACACAAAGGAATGAAACTCAGTGTTCTGTCCTTCTCCGAGAGGATGATTCTCGCTGTTGTTTTTGGAACTACCGTGTATTTCACGGATCTAACGCCGGAACTTGCTTTTGCGGCAGGGTACTTATGCGGTTCAACCGTCATGTTGGTGCTGGCCTCCAGCATTGCCTCTGAGTTAAAGCCAAGCTTTCGGAGGATCGCGTGGAGAAGACTGTGGAACGGCAGCCGATACTACGGTCTTTCTACGGCTGTAATCTCGTTACAGAGTACCGATGTTCTGATTGCGAATGCAGTCGTCGGCCCGGCAGTCGCGGGCATCTATGGCGCTGTTTCAAGATGGACTATGCCAATTACATTGGCGACAGGAGCTTTTGCCGCAATCATGAACCCAGTCGTTTCGGCGGCCAAGGACAGAGATGATATCTGGCATCGAATCCGTGGAGCACTTTGGATCCCAATCGTTTCGGCCGCCATCGCTGCAATTATGTTCATATTTGCTGGCACATTCGTGAATTTGGTGCTAGGCGAGGAATTTGCGTCTTCGACCGGCGTCTTACAGGTACTCGCTCTTGCCGCTGCTTTAAGCGCGTTCTCGCAAGTCGCCCAAGTGCTGTTGCAGGCTCGAGGCAGAGAGCGGAGTGTTGCGATCAGTCTCGGTTGCACTGTTGCGGTTCAGCTAGTACTAGTTCCTCCAATGGTCGCTCATTTCGGCGCGCTGGGATTGGCTGTAGCTTCTTTTGTTGCTCAAACGCTACTGTCTATCAGCTATTGCCTCTTATTGTTAAAAGTTTGGAGGAGGAGTTGA
- a CDS encoding acyltransferase encodes MIFEVFATKIVRKYRGAHAELTNPGRLTIGKNVVIGPGLRVVRGAKVSLGEHVGVGANVTVMADVEIGADSLVSSSVAFIGDDHEFDNIDKPIRCQASRFPAKIVLEGDNLIGFGAVIIGDLRIGHGSVIGAGSVVTKDVPPGSVYAGVPARLVRKR; translated from the coding sequence GTGATTTTTGAAGTTTTTGCAACGAAAATAGTGAGAAAATATAGAGGAGCACACGCCGAGCTTACGAATCCGGGTAGGCTGACTATCGGGAAAAACGTTGTCATCGGACCCGGTCTTAGAGTCGTTAGAGGTGCCAAGGTGTCGCTCGGAGAACACGTTGGGGTAGGTGCGAACGTTACAGTCATGGCCGATGTAGAAATAGGCGCAGATTCACTAGTCTCTTCCTCGGTAGCATTTATCGGCGACGATCACGAATTCGATAACATTGACAAACCGATTCGTTGCCAGGCTTCGCGCTTCCCGGCAAAGATCGTATTAGAAGGAGATAACTTAATTGGCTTCGGTGCCGTGATAATCGGAGATCTTCGAATTGGCCACGGATCTGTAATAGGTGCCGGATCCGTGGTAACCAAAGATGTGCCGCCCGGATCGGTTTATGCTGGAGTACCAGCGCGCTTAGTTCGCAAGCGTTAG
- a CDS encoding NAD-dependent epimerase/dehydratase family protein, with translation MDQDFLAIFLVSLSIGFLGFAEDLRGLPVIIRALVQVGVGAGFTIYLQPDPEFFLLVVPFCAVAFAANVNFTNFMDGINGISSLYGFVAGLSFGVIGILYDVAAVGLGGFLTAAVFLPFLPWNLSRKRMFLGDVGSYLLGGLLGAITIVAIFSGVDPLAALSPLAIYWSDAVSVIIRRILRGEAVFEAHRSHTYQRLTAAGESQLLIAAVVAILTLASSTIGIGVARSEIPSAFGFGLILAVSMSYLLLPRFLGSKQNPTNLKIPEASEPTSIDNASGQLPRIWAVYGASGFVGSALVEYLRTHDVVVRELRASRLQLDPGIDEPGAIVQLALSSDVLPSMLQELRDVDVVVNAAGLATPGCEDSEDLYGANSLLPVVIAEAAKVSNVRRFIHLSSAAVQGNSPIIDETARYRPFSPYSRSKARGEQALLVYCRTLSESDHPLSISIVRATSVQGSGRPTTESLRRIASSWVASVASPGDQPSIVSSVAGLVQYVERVSIYNGQVPPIVLQPWEGMTTTEVLEYAGSRRPRKLPRWFCVICIRASHIAGIFLPGVRAASRRLEVMWFGQRQVVDGFLHPTIPNSEDLKATLIQQWVAK, from the coding sequence ATGGATCAAGATTTTCTCGCCATCTTTCTTGTTTCACTCTCTATTGGCTTTCTTGGTTTTGCAGAGGACCTGCGCGGCCTACCTGTCATTATCCGTGCTCTAGTCCAGGTGGGAGTTGGAGCTGGGTTTACGATCTATCTCCAGCCAGACCCAGAGTTTTTCCTTCTTGTTGTTCCGTTTTGCGCGGTGGCTTTTGCAGCAAACGTGAACTTCACGAATTTCATGGACGGTATCAACGGTATTTCGAGCCTCTACGGCTTCGTCGCAGGACTTAGTTTTGGCGTCATTGGTATCCTTTATGACGTGGCAGCTGTTGGGCTCGGTGGATTCCTTACCGCGGCAGTGTTCTTGCCTTTTTTACCGTGGAACCTTAGCCGCAAGAGAATGTTCTTGGGCGATGTTGGAAGTTACCTCCTTGGCGGATTGCTCGGCGCTATCACGATCGTGGCTATTTTTAGTGGCGTAGATCCTTTAGCCGCACTATCTCCTCTCGCGATCTACTGGTCCGACGCAGTATCCGTGATCATCCGGCGCATACTACGTGGCGAAGCCGTGTTTGAGGCCCATCGATCACACACCTACCAGCGTTTGACGGCGGCAGGAGAGTCCCAGCTTCTTATAGCTGCCGTAGTCGCCATTCTCACTTTGGCGAGCTCAACCATCGGAATTGGAGTTGCTAGGTCGGAGATACCTTCCGCTTTCGGTTTTGGTCTGATCCTCGCGGTTTCGATGTCTTACCTGCTATTGCCAAGATTCCTGGGCAGTAAGCAAAATCCTACAAACCTGAAGATTCCAGAAGCCTCCGAGCCTACTTCGATCGACAACGCGAGCGGTCAGTTGCCAAGGATTTGGGCCGTATATGGAGCTTCCGGCTTCGTCGGCTCCGCTCTGGTCGAGTATCTCCGTACCCACGATGTTGTCGTACGTGAATTGCGTGCATCACGGTTACAATTGGACCCTGGCATAGACGAACCTGGAGCAATTGTTCAGCTAGCGTTGTCAAGCGACGTTCTGCCATCGATGCTTCAAGAGCTAAGAGATGTCGATGTCGTCGTCAACGCGGCTGGCTTAGCGACACCGGGCTGCGAAGATAGTGAAGACCTGTATGGCGCAAATTCACTGCTCCCGGTCGTAATCGCTGAAGCCGCGAAAGTGTCTAATGTAAGACGGTTCATCCATCTCAGTTCCGCGGCGGTTCAGGGGAATAGTCCGATCATTGATGAAACGGCAAGGTACAGACCCTTCTCCCCGTACTCGCGTTCCAAGGCTCGAGGGGAACAAGCTTTACTGGTATACTGCCGAACGCTTTCCGAGTCCGATCACCCCCTGTCCATCTCGATCGTCAGAGCAACCTCAGTTCAAGGTTCAGGACGGCCAACCACTGAAAGTCTCCGCCGAATTGCATCCTCCTGGGTCGCATCTGTTGCGTCCCCAGGAGATCAGCCCAGCATCGTGAGCAGTGTGGCCGGGCTGGTGCAGTACGTGGAACGGGTGTCTATATATAACGGACAAGTTCCACCCATAGTGCTCCAGCCTTGGGAGGGGATGACTACGACCGAAGTACTCGAATATGCTGGTAGTCGGCGACCGAGGAAGTTACCTAGGTGGTTTTGCGTCATATGCATTCGCGCATCTCATATCGCTGGAATTTTCTTGCCAGGTGTCCGCGCAGCCTCTCGACGCCTGGAGGTTATGTGGTTTGGGCAGCGACAAGTAGTTGATGGATTTCTTCACCCGACCATTCCAAACTCCGAAGATTTGAAAGCGACTTTGATACAACAGTGGGTGGCAAAATGA